A single region of the Capra hircus breed San Clemente chromosome X unlocalized genomic scaffold, ASM170441v1, whole genome shotgun sequence genome encodes:
- the ASB9 gene encoding ankyrin repeat and SOCS box protein 9, which produces MDGEPPGRNGSKPPDMRLFFNPLMGDSVSDWSPVHEAAIHGRLLSLRSLINQGWPVNLITADRVSPLHEACLGGHPSCASILLRHGAQVNGVTVDWHTPLFNACVSGSHECVNLLLQYGASPHPASDLASPIHEAAKRGHVQCIESLAAHGGNIDQNIRHLGTPLYMACENLQVACAKKLLESGVNVNQGRGLDSPLHAVARASSGELASLLLDFGADTQARNAEGKRPLELVPPESPLRQLLEIEGPSSLMQLCRLRIRKCFGIQQHHKISELNLPEELKRFLLHN; this is translated from the exons ATTCTGTATCTGATTGGTCTCCTGTGCATGAAGCAGCCATTCATGGACGTCTGCTGTCTTTGAGGAGCCTCATCAACCAG gggtggcCGGTGAACCTCATCACGGCAGATCGTGTGTCTCCACTGcatgaagcctgccttggaggtCATCCCTCCTGTGCAAGCATATTATTGAGGCATGGAGCTCAG GTGAATGGTGTCACTGTAGACTGGCACACTCCCTTGTTTAACGCTTGTGTCAGCGGCAGCCATGAGTGTGTGAATTTGCTTCTGCAATATGGAGCCAGTCCCCACCCGGCGAGTGACCTGGCGTCCCCCATCCATGAAGCTGCTAAGAGAG GCCACGTGCAGTGCATCGAGTCTCTTGCGGCTCACGGGGGCAACATTGACCAAAACATCCGCCACCTGGGCACACCATTATATATGGCTTGTGAAAACCTGCAGGTGGCCTGTGCCAAGAAACTTCTGGAGTCAG GAGTGAATGTGAACCAGGGCCGGGGGCTGGACTCCCCTCTTCATGCAGTGGCCAGGGCATCCAGTGGGGAGCTGGCCAGCCTGCTCCTGGACTTTGGAGCAGACACGCAGGCCAGGAATGCTGAAGGCAAACGACCCTTGGAACTGGTGCCTCCAGAGAGCCCCCTGAGGCAGCTCTTGGAGATAGAAG GGCCCTCTTCTTTGATGCAGTTATGCCGCCTTAGAATTCGGAAGTGCTTTGGGATCCAGCAGCATCATAAGATCTCTGAACTCAACCTCCCTGAGGAGCTGAAACGGTTTCTCCTCCACAATTAA